CAGTATTTTTTTTCCGAATAGAACTACTGTCTGCTAAGTGTTCGTTGAAATTCCTCTTGAGAATTAGAATTTAAAAGAATCATGAAATCTCGTGGTATTAATCATACTTGTCTTATCACTTACTTACGCTATGAATCATCTGTTTCTTTTCCTAGCAGGTCGAAATCTTAGGAAAAGACCAAGAGCCTTTGTTTCAGCAAGCCATGGCCAAGCATCATCCTGATTTGATCATGTGCCGGAAACAACCTGGAATCGCCATCGGGAGGTTGTGCGAGAAATGTGATGGCAAGTGCGTGGTCTGCGACTCCTACGTCCGCCCCTGTACGCTGGTTAGGATCTGCGATGAATGCAACTATGGTTCGTTCCAAGGACGGTGCGTCATATG
This sequence is a window from Raphanus sativus cultivar WK10039 unplaced genomic scaffold, ASM80110v3 Scaffold3297, whole genome shotgun sequence. Protein-coding genes within it:
- the LOC108851496 gene encoding PHD finger-like domain-containing protein 5A encodes the protein MAKHHPDLIMCRKQPGIAIGRLCEKCDGKCVVCDSYVRPCTLVRICDECNYGSFQGRCVICGGVGISDAYYCKECTQQEKDRDGCPKIVNLGSAKTDLFYERKKYGFKKR